Within the Syntrophorhabdales bacterium genome, the region GATCTCGATCATCAGGACATAAAGTCGATGACAAAGCCAGGCTTGCTCGAGGCAGTGAAGACAACGATGCTCTCTGCCTACGATGCCAAGGAGAAAGAGTTCGGCGCGGAGACACTCCGCAGCATCGAACAGTACATTGCCATGAGCTCTCTCGACGTGCACTGGAAGGAGCATCTGCTTTCCCTCGATCATCTGCGGGAAGGTATCGGTCTTCGGGGCTACGGCCAGAAGGACCCGCTGCGCGAATACCAGCGGGAGAGTTTTGAGATATTCCTCGATATGCTGGAGCGCGTAAAGCTGGACACGGTGAGAAAACTATTCGCCATCCAGCCGGCGCGTCAGGAAATAGAGAAACCGGAGATGCCGGTCATGTTCATGAACCGGTCTGATGGACCGGAGCCCGAGCACGAGAAGAGCAAGAAGATCGGAAGAAACGATCCCTGTCCCTGTGGCAGCGGTAAAAAATACAAGAGGTGCTGCGGCGCAAGTAAGTGAGGTGGGCTTACGGCGCAAGACGCAAGGCTCGCGGGACAGAACGTGGTGAAAGGATCCTCCGGGTCGTCGCTCCGGTGAAAAGCGGAGTGCGGAGGTCCGTGTTGTTAGTGGATTCCCCGTATTATAGCTAATTTTTGCATGTTCGCAGTGGGGTCGCGACTCAAGGTCAAACAGCACAAAAAGCATGCGGGAGGAGTGAGCGCGTGAAGGGTATATTATTTTCCGGTGTTGCGTCAGGGTTGAAGCCGGCCGGCCTTGATCTGGGGCTCGTCTATTTTTCGGAGCCCGCCCGGGTGGCCGCGCTTTACACCAGGAACAGAGTCAAGGCAGCCCACATTCTCTACAACAGGAAAAGGGTGAAAGGAGATGTCCGCGCCCTTCTCGTCAACAGCGGGTGCGCCAACGCGTGCACGGGGAATGATGGAATCCGCGATCTCGAGAAGATCGCCTCAGCGCTCGCGGTCGAGCTGGCCATACGAGAGGATGAGATTCTCTTTGCGTCTACCGGCGTCATCGGGAAAAGGCTGCCGATCGAAAAAATAATCGCTGCTCTGCCCCCGCTTAAACGAGGACTCAGGGAAAAGAACATAGAACAGCTCGCGCGGGCGATTATGACCACTGACACGTATCCGAAACTGGTGCAGGCGGCCATACCCGGCAGGAACGGTGGCAGCATTGAAGGCGTGGCGAAAGGCGCGGGCATGATCAACCCGCTCTTTGCAACGATGCTCTCTTTTCTCTTTACCGACTGCGTGGTGCCGGACGAACAGATCAAAAGGTTGATCCCTGCCATGGGCCGCGAAAGTTTTGAACGAATAAGCGTGGACGGAGACACGAG harbors:
- the argJ gene encoding bifunctional glutamate N-acetyltransferase/amino-acid acetyltransferase ArgJ, which encodes MKGILFSGVASGLKPAGLDLGLVYFSEPARVAALYTRNRVKAAHILYNRKRVKGDVRALLVNSGCANACTGNDGIRDLEKIASALAVELAIREDEILFASTGVIGKRLPIEKIIAALPPLKRGLREKNIEQLARAIMTTDTYPKLVQAAIPGRNGGSIEGVAKGAGMINPLFATMLSFLFTDCVVPDEQIKRLIPAMGRESFERISVDGDTSTNDTVMLFSRRRGKPVSDMALFKENLLDVMKELSFLIVRDGEGATKVIHITVAGAQNKEVAERVARRISVSPLVKTAFFGCDPNWGRIIAAAGDANVPIKPDKVEIVLQGERLALSGVEVPFSEEKLKRLMDKHELELVVDLHDGKASYDMFTTDLTYDYIKINASYRT